The following proteins are co-located in the Candidatus Omnitrophota bacterium genome:
- the asnB gene encoding asparagine synthase (glutamine-hydrolyzing), translating into MCGITGIVNFNGQAVEAAVLKKMNRLLIHRGPDDEGYYISSKFKVQSSKTRAHEVGLGMRRLSIIDLETGAQPIFNEDKSIVVVCNGEIYNFQNLQEELIRKGHIFKTKSDTEVLAHLYEEYGTDCINKLNGMFAFAIWDTNKQFLFLARDRAGKKPLYYTQIGESFYFSSEIKSFLAVPEFEKKVNLKAIHYYLTYQYIPSPMTIFENVFRIPPASFLTIDSSAKQECKKYWAPDYHNKTNLSYSEAKKNIRDILQDAVKIRMISDVPLGAFLSGGIDSSVVVGIMSSLSSYPVKTFAIGFKEQDFSELKYADTVAKRFKTDHTEFIVEPKDTAILEKLVWHYDQPFADSSALPSYYVANQTRRHVTVALNGDGGDENFGGYLRHLALKQSELIAFPFKLIPDKVFKAMVNMLPEGAGRVNIFKRGKRFLNALKEKPARRNLIWHRIFDNETKFQIYSDEMKAVAMEHDACGYLEETFDSAPASDLLDRALYTDMTTYLPECLMVKMDVASMANSLEARSPFLDYRLVEFAASLPSSWKIRGLKQKRILKDAFEDILPDAIINRGKQGFGIPIDKWFRNEWKEYFIDIVLSGKAVSRGYFNIKEVEKLFEEHLSGKRQHGYRLWALLMLELWHRVFIDGAYDFQ; encoded by the coding sequence ATGTGCGGAATAACCGGAATAGTCAATTTTAACGGCCAAGCGGTTGAAGCCGCTGTTTTGAAGAAAATGAACCGACTTCTTATACATAGAGGGCCTGATGATGAGGGATACTACATTAGTTCAAAGTTCAAAGTTCAAAGTTCAAAGACCAGAGCTCATGAAGTTGGCCTTGGGATGAGGCGACTCAGTATAATTGATCTTGAAACAGGCGCTCAACCAATTTTTAATGAAGATAAATCCATAGTGGTAGTCTGTAATGGGGAAATATATAATTTCCAGAATTTACAGGAGGAATTGATACGGAAAGGACATATTTTCAAAACAAAAAGCGATACCGAGGTTCTGGCGCATCTGTATGAAGAGTATGGAACCGACTGTATTAATAAGCTGAACGGTATGTTTGCTTTTGCGATCTGGGATACAAATAAACAATTTCTTTTTCTTGCCCGGGACCGGGCAGGGAAAAAGCCGCTGTATTATACGCAGATCGGTGAATCTTTTTATTTTTCTTCTGAAATTAAATCTTTTCTTGCGGTTCCGGAATTTGAAAAAAAGGTCAATTTAAAAGCTATCCATTATTATCTGACTTATCAGTATATCCCTTCGCCGATGACAATTTTTGAAAATGTTTTCCGTATCCCCCCCGCGTCATTTCTTACAATTGACTCGTCGGCTAAACAGGAATGTAAAAAGTATTGGGCTCCGGATTACCATAATAAAACAAACTTGTCTTACTCTGAAGCCAAAAAAAATATAAGAGACATCCTTCAGGATGCGGTAAAAATAAGGATGATATCGGATGTGCCGCTGGGCGCGTTTCTTTCCGGAGGCATAGATTCGTCAGTTGTCGTCGGTATTATGAGCTCCCTTTCAAGTTATCCGGTCAAGACATTCGCCATAGGTTTTAAAGAGCAGGATTTTTCGGAACTTAAATATGCTGATACGGTGGCAAAACGTTTTAAGACCGATCATACGGAATTTATTGTTGAACCTAAGGATACGGCTATCCTTGAAAAACTTGTCTGGCATTATGATCAGCCTTTCGCGGATTCTTCGGCTCTTCCCAGCTATTATGTGGCTAACCAGACCCGCAGGCATGTAACAGTCGCTCTGAACGGCGACGGCGGCGATGAGAATTTCGGGGGTTATCTGCGTCATCTGGCGCTCAAACAATCCGAGTTAATAGCTTTTCCTTTTAAGCTGATCCCGGATAAAGTTTTTAAAGCAATGGTGAATATGCTCCCCGAAGGAGCAGGGCGCGTTAATATTTTTAAACGAGGGAAGAGATTTCTAAATGCTTTAAAAGAAAAGCCGGCCAGACGGAATCTTATATGGCACCGTATTTTTGATAATGAAACAAAATTTCAAATTTACTCCGATGAAATGAAAGCGGTTGCTATGGAGCATGACGCGTGCGGGTATCTTGAAGAAACTTTTGATAGTGCGCCCGCTTCGGATTTACTTGACCGGGCCTTATATACAGATATGACGACATATTTACCGGAATGCCTCATGGTAAAAATGGATGTCGCGTCTATGGCTAATTCTCTTGAAGCCCGTTCGCCTTTTCTGGATTACCGGCTTGTTGAGTTTGCGGCAAGTCTCCCTTCCTCATGGAAAATAAGAGGATTGAAACAAAAAAGGATATTGAAAGACGCGTTTGAAGATATCCTTCCCGATGCGATTATAAATAGAGGTAAACAGGGTTTCGGGATTCCGATAGACAAGTGGTTTAGGAATGAGTGGAAGGAATATTTTATAGATATAGTGCTGTCCGGCAAGGCTGTCTCACGGGGTTATTTCAATATTAAAGAGGTCGAAAAACTTTTTGAAGAACATCTTTCCGGGAAGAGGCAGCATGGCTATCGCCTTTGGGCGCTCCTGATGCTGGAATTGTGGCACAGGGTTTTTATTGACGGCGCATACGATTTCCAATGA